The following DNA comes from Opitutaceae bacterium.
ATTTTGCCCGGACGCTCCCCGGACAGCCGCTCGAAACTGCGGCGGGTCCGGCGGATTACGCCGACCTCATTCAGAGACTGCAGCGTGAGAATGAGCAGTTGCGCATGGCTTTGGGGGCGGCGCGCGTGGCTGCAGGCTTTTCCCCAAAGCCCCCCGTCGATGAGTCGGGTAATATCGCTGGTCTGGCTCCTGAAGAGACGCCCGCCTTGCCGGCGGAGGAAGGGTTGGTCACCGCGGCTCCCGCGCCTGACCCGAATGCCGAGGTTCCCGCCACGGAGGAAGTGCCTGCGGGCGCGGAGGAAAGCCCCGTTGTCGCGCAGGCTGAGCCTGCGGGGCGAATCCAGTTTGGCGGCATGTCTGCGGCGCAGGCACGCATGGCAACAGCCACACAGGCTCCCACCCCGACGCCAAAATCGGCAGCGAAAGCCCGCCGTCATATTGTGAAGCAGAAGGATAGCCTCTATTCGATCGCGCGCCAGTATTACGGCACGGCGTCGGCGGCGAAGGTCGAAGAGATTTTCCAGGCCAATCGGGATCAGCTCCGCTCGAGAACCGACCTCAAGATCGGCATGGAGCTTCGCCTTCCTTGAGCAATTAATGCGCAGTGACGGGCAAGGCAAAGGATGCGCGCCGCACAGCCCTGTGGCATCCTGTGGTACGTCTCAATGATCTCCACCCACGACAACGGCGGCACCCCGTCGGAGCTTCGGCCCCTCAATCTCGACCTCATCAGAAAGTATTCCATCGCGGGGCCGCGCTACACTTCGTACCCGCCAGCGACCGTTTTCTCGCCCGATCTGGCTTCTGTTGACATCGAGGCGGCGTTGCGCGCAGACGCGGAGCAGGGCGGGCCTGTTTCGCTCTATTTCCATCTGCCATTCTGCGAGACCCGCTGTTGGTATTGCGGGTGCAACACCGTGATCACGCGGCGCAGGGGTGCGGCTGATGACTACCTGGACGATTTGAAGCGCGAGTTGGAGGTGTCACGCGAATGGATTGGTCGACGCCCCGTGACGCAGCTGCATTTGGGAGGCGGCACGCCCACGTTCCTATCCCCCGAGCAACTGAACCGGCTTGCTGAGATGATTCGGGAAAGTTTTCACGTGCCTGCTGGAGCAGAGGTCAGTGTGGAATTGGATCCTAGACGTCTGACGCGCGGGCACATCTCCGCCCTTGCCCGCCTGGGCGCACGGCGCGCCTCACTCGGCGTTCAGGACACGAACAGGCAGGTCCAGATGGCGATCAACCGCTTTCAGCCGCATGAGATGAACAGTCAGGCCGTCGAGTGGCTGCGTGGCGAAGGATTTCAATCGATCAATTTTGATCTCATTTTTGGCCTCCCCTTGCAGACCGTCGAGACGTTTTCACGGACGATCGAGGACGTGCTCGCCCTCAGCCCGGATCGACTCTCAGTTTTCAGTTATGCGCATGTGCCCTGGATCAAGCCGGCGCAGAAGATCTTCGAGGATCGCGGCCAGTTGCCGGATGCGGAAACCAAGTTGGCCTTGTTTGCGCTGGCGCATGAGAAGCTCACCACTGCGGGATTCGTGGACATCGGGCTGGATCATTTTGCCAAGCCCGACGACGAACTTGCGGTGGCATTGCGGGAGCGCACGCTGCACCGCAATTTCCAGGGCTACAGCACGCGGGCCGGTGCCTCGCTTTATGCCTTCGGTGTGTCTGCGATCTCGTCGACGCCCGACATCTACAGGCAAAACGTCAAGGACCTCGTGTCGTACAAGCAGATGCTCCAAGCGGGCAGGCTACCGACGGAGCGTGGTTACCGTCTGACCGACGAGGACAAGATCCGCCGCGAGGTCGTCATGGCGATCATGTGCGACCGCAGGTTGGAGTTTAAGGAGGCATCACGCCGGACAGGCGTGGATATACAGGCGCATTTTCGTGCGGAGCTGGAGTGTCTTTCTGACCTCGAGACAGACGGGATTCTGCAGCGCAACTCGGAGGGACTCACGGTGTTGCCGGATGGCGTGCCGTTGTTGCGCGTCGTCGCGATGCGGTTTGACGGGACGCTCGGCCGCACGGCTGGCAGGCACGCCAAAGTTATCTAAAGCTCAGCGGGGAATCACCGTGCCGTCGATGACCGGCCGACCCTCGCGCATGCGCAACGGCAGCCACAGGTAGCGCGAATCCTCGAGATCGAGTTTATTCCAACGATCCGCCAGGAACAGGAATTCGTCCGGCCTGCCGGGCAACGGCAACACGTACGTGCTCTGGGCGCGGTAAGTGATTTCTGCATCCGGGCCGGTGCAGGGATTGTCATGGATGGTCCAGGGGCCGAGCGGTGAAGGTGCCGAGCCCCACGCCGCCGGGTTGGGATCCCAGCCTGTGCAGCCAGAAGAGATCATGTAGTATGTCTTTCCGTGCTTGAACATTGCTGGCGCCTCGCGGAACTGGCCGGGGAAGGCACGGGCAAAGACACCCGATGGACGCAGGTAGTCCTCCGAGAGCTGCGAGACATGGAGGGTCGCATTGTCTTCCGATGCCGTGATCAGGTAGGCCTGGCCATCGTCATCCTGGAAGAGGCCCAGGTCGCGAGCCATGTATCCATTGGGCCGGAGACCCGCCACGTAGGTGTATGGACCTTCAGGCTTGTCGGCGACGGCCACGCCCGCGCGGGCGTCGAGGTAGTCCTCGGAATCCACATGCATCCACATGACAAACTTCCCGGTGCGGGCGTTGAAGATGACCTTCGGTCGTTCGATCACGCGCGCCGGATTCAGGTCATGAAACTTGTCGTCCTGCGGTTTCAGGGCGACACCCAGAAACTCCCAGTTCTTCAAGTCCTTCGAGCGGTAGCAGGCGACCCCACCGGCCGGGACCCGGTAGCACTCCCAACCGACCCTGGCGACGAGTGTCGTCTCGCCCTTCTTGATCTCACCGTAGAGATAGAAAAAATCTCCGTGCTTCAGGACGCCTGCGCCATGTGCATTGACCGGGTTTCCTTGTGAATCGAGCAACTGGCCGACGACGACAGGAAAGTGGGTGCTGCCTTCGCCTGCGAAGGCGACGGGAAGCATCAGCAGGCAGGTGGAGAGGAGGCGAAGGGCGAGGAGACGGATCATGGGGTTGTGGCTGCGGGAGGTGCGGCGGGAGTGGGTGTGGGAGACGATGCAGGGACTGGAGCGGGTTGTTCGGCGGGCGGCTTTTGCCAGAAATAGTGGCCGCGCTCGACGCGATCCAGCCGTATCAGCACCGCCACTACAGCCAAGGTGACCAAAAACGCAACCAGGGTGCGCTTGCGGCGTTTCGCCTCCTTGTCCTCAAACGGGTCCTCGCGCATCGAGACCGAACCCGCGGGGAGATTGGCCACGTGGGTGAGGCTTGTCCCGAGCGGGACATTGATCTTCACGCGTCCGTTGATCGCCCAGCCGGTGGCGTCGAGGATGGGGCCGAGGGTACGCT
Coding sequences within:
- a CDS encoding LysM peptidoglycan-binding domain-containing protein, which gives rise to MLRTRLRSVVFLAVAVFVAACHPVDTGSLTAELDELGYRRGKDLLRQGRNQEALAEFQKVLEKRGLNNSPETHLELGLLYQQHIRDPIAAIYHYKKFRELKPTAQQAELVRQRIDAATRDFARTLPGQPLETAAGPADYADLIQRLQRENEQLRMALGAARVAAGFSPKPPVDESGNIAGLAPEETPALPAEEGLVTAAPAPDPNAEVPATEEVPAGAEESPVVAQAEPAGRIQFGGMSAAQARMATATQAPTPTPKSAAKARRHIVKQKDSLYSIARQYYGTASAAKVEEIFQANRDQLRSRTDLKIGMELRLP
- the hemN gene encoding oxygen-independent coproporphyrinogen III oxidase: MRAAQPCGILWYVSMISTHDNGGTPSELRPLNLDLIRKYSIAGPRYTSYPPATVFSPDLASVDIEAALRADAEQGGPVSLYFHLPFCETRCWYCGCNTVITRRRGAADDYLDDLKRELEVSREWIGRRPVTQLHLGGGTPTFLSPEQLNRLAEMIRESFHVPAGAEVSVELDPRRLTRGHISALARLGARRASLGVQDTNRQVQMAINRFQPHEMNSQAVEWLRGEGFQSINFDLIFGLPLQTVETFSRTIEDVLALSPDRLSVFSYAHVPWIKPAQKIFEDRGQLPDAETKLALFALAHEKLTTAGFVDIGLDHFAKPDDELAVALRERTLHRNFQGYSTRAGASLYAFGVSAISSTPDIYRQNVKDLVSYKQMLQAGRLPTERGYRLTDEDKIRREVVMAIMCDRRLEFKEASRRTGVDIQAHFRAELECLSDLETDGILQRNSEGLTVLPDGVPLLRVVAMRFDGTLGRTAGRHAKVI
- a CDS encoding glycoside hydrolase family 43 protein, encoding MIRLLALRLLSTCLLMLPVAFAGEGSTHFPVVVGQLLDSQGNPVNAHGAGVLKHGDFFYLYGEIKKGETTLVARVGWECYRVPAGGVACYRSKDLKNWEFLGVALKPQDDKFHDLNPARVIERPKVIFNARTGKFVMWMHVDSEDYLDARAGVAVADKPEGPYTYVAGLRPNGYMARDLGLFQDDDGQAYLITASEDNATLHVSQLSEDYLRPSGVFARAFPGQFREAPAMFKHGKTYYMISSGCTGWDPNPAAWGSAPSPLGPWTIHDNPCTGPDAEITYRAQSTYVLPLPGRPDEFLFLADRWNKLDLEDSRYLWLPLRMREGRPVIDGTVIPR